One region of SAR324 cluster bacterium genomic DNA includes:
- a CDS encoding ankyrin repeat domain-containing protein — MLLENACVYGKGPGDQTIDKTGTTRLMAAAYGNNPTLVNQYIKAGAKLDLQDKDGWTALMYAAQEGHAEMVKLLLDKGADAKIKTKQGFTALDIARNRQHQSIIDLLSPPPVVAAPSTPVSPQTSLAQPMEFPQTTEAPCIPEEIERLRQSGMKITQIARHCGFTPDSSRSAADAVRGTPVASTETFSTPVTNPSKTASTETFSTPVTSPLENEAVPDEPRPSSRVTSTYSRHRLSVGLGLVKGGYEDANISSPGWFDASGTGWAMELLNYEYFFNPHWNVGIQWAKSFTVFQSFGSYSIEFSESIRAVSLGYGWYQGRMLINPRFVFGLGTSSLRIKNSGGSTLAKYEGDAALNGIELPVYFEGNSVLHTGLEIGLYESGTNFESGNTTGKARVRLAVLFLIGAHF; from the coding sequence TTGTTGCTGGAAAATGCCTGCGTTTATGGCAAGGGTCCTGGCGATCAAACCATTGATAAAACCGGCACCACCCGTTTGATGGCCGCGGCTTACGGTAACAACCCCACGTTAGTGAATCAATACATCAAGGCGGGAGCCAAACTGGATCTACAGGATAAAGACGGTTGGACTGCGCTCATGTATGCCGCTCAGGAAGGCCATGCGGAGATGGTCAAGCTTCTGCTGGACAAAGGCGCGGACGCCAAAATCAAAACCAAACAGGGTTTCACCGCCCTGGATATTGCCAGGAACCGTCAGCATCAGTCCATTATTGATTTGTTGTCGCCTCCACCAGTAGTGGCAGCCCCATCCACACCCGTGAGTCCTCAGACATCATTGGCGCAACCGATGGAATTCCCCCAGACCACGGAAGCACCTTGCATTCCCGAGGAGATTGAACGGCTACGACAATCTGGCATGAAAATCACGCAAATTGCCCGTCATTGCGGATTCACCCCGGATTCATCCCGTTCTGCGGCGGATGCGGTCCGTGGAACTCCCGTGGCATCCACCGAGACGTTTTCCACCCCGGTTACGAATCCATCGAAAACGGCATCCACCGAAACGTTTTCCACCCCGGTCACGAGTCCATTGGAAAATGAAGCCGTGCCTGATGAGCCGAGACCGTCAAGCCGTGTTACCTCCACGTATAGCCGCCATCGGCTCAGTGTTGGTCTGGGGCTTGTCAAGGGGGGATATGAGGATGCCAATATTTCTTCACCTGGATGGTTCGACGCCTCCGGGACCGGCTGGGCCATGGAATTGCTGAACTACGAATATTTTTTTAATCCACATTGGAATGTTGGAATACAATGGGCTAAGTCGTTCACCGTTTTTCAATCCTTTGGCAGTTACTCGATTGAATTTTCGGAATCCATCCGGGCTGTGAGCCTTGGATATGGCTGGTATCAGGGACGTATGCTGATCAATCCTCGCTTTGTTTTTGGATTAGGAACCAGTTCCCTACGAATCAAAAACAGTGGCGGAAGCACACTGGCGAAATATGAGGGAGACGCCGCGCTTAACGGTATTGAGCTTCCTGTCTATTTTGAGGGGAACTCGGTTTTACACACTGGACTAGAGATAGGTCTTTATGAAAGTGGAACGAATTTCGAATCGGGCAATACAACTGGAAAAGCACGGGTTAGGCTGGCGGTATTGTTTCTTATTGGCGCTCATTTTTAG